A region from the Myripristis murdjan chromosome 23, fMyrMur1.1, whole genome shotgun sequence genome encodes:
- the lrrn3b gene encoding leucine-rich repeat neuronal protein 3 codes for MKDVSFMDRLFVGLAMASFVVATEERLDCPQLCVCEIRPWFSPSSMYMEAPTVDCNDLGLFSLPGQLPADTQVLLLQTNNIAKIDKPLDYLANITEIDLSQNNLSSISDIHLGQLPQLLSLHMEENWIQELPESCLAELAKLQELYMNHNLIFSISPKAFHGLHNLLRLHLNSNKLKAINREWFEAIPNLEILMIGENPIVSIEDMNFKPLGNLRSLVLTRMNLSQLPDDALAGLDNLESISFYDNIFPEVPHSALRNLKNLKFLDLNKNPIGRIQRGDFVDMLHLKELGINSMPELVSIDSFALNNLPELTKIEATNNPKLSYIHPNAFYKLPRLETLMLNGNALSALHRITVESLPNLREVSMHSNPIRCDCVVRWMNMNKTNIRFMEPDSLYCVEPPEYEGQHVRQVHFREMMEICLPLISPESMPGHIKAQNGSSVSLHCRAFAEPEPDIYWITPSGTRVLPNTVSDKFYMHPEGTFDIYDITENEAGLYTCVAHNLVGADLKSVSVEVNGYFPQPKNRSLNVKIQSVETNSILVNWKAAHGSLAPNIKWYTMTDANHPTMVFTARVPSDIKVYNLTHLNPATQYKVCVDVRSIHYKHDTKCVNVTTKGLELAAKDTEKWDAAVITVFGVLLAVISVACLLIYVSLRNHHLYGDLRKCDSKALLTPVETPGIHSPFFTRLWVSGKGLPSGVEVKATVINVSDNAF; via the coding sequence ATGAAGGACGTGTCATTTATGGATCGTCTCTTTGTTGGCTTGGCCATGGCCTCTTTTGTTGTGGCCACCGAAGAGAGGCTTGATTGTCCTCAGCTCTGTGTATGTGAGATTAGACCCTGGTTCTCTCCCAGCTCAATGTACATGGAGGCTCCGACAGTTGACTGTAATGACTTGGGACTCTTTAGTCTGCCGGGACAACTACCAGCAGACACACAAGTACTATTGCTGCAGACAAACAACATTGCCAAGATTGACAAACCATTGGATTACCTGGCCAACATCACAGAGATTGATTTATCGCAAAACAACTTATCCTCCATCAGCGACATCCATCTGGGGCAACTTCCTCAGCTACTGTCCCTTCACATGGAAGAAAATTGGATACAGGAGCTGCCCGAAAGCTGTTTGGCTGAGCTAGCTAAGCTTCAGGAGCTCTACATGAATCACAACCTCATCTTCTCCATTTCCCCCAAGGCATTCCATGGTCTCCACAACCTCCTCCGTCTCCACCTCAATTCTAACAAGCTGAAGGCCATAAACAGAGAGTGGTTCGAAGCCATACCAAATCTGGAGATCCTTATGATCGGAGAGAATCCAATTGTTTCTATCGAGGATATGAACTTCAAACCTCTCGGAAACCTCCGCAGTCTTGTTCTTACCCGAATGAACCTGTCACAGCTCCCTGATGATGCATTGGCTGGCCTTGACAACTTAGAGAGCATCTCATTCTATGATAATATTTTCCCTGAGGTGCCCCACTCTGCCCTGAGAAACCTAAAGAATTTAAAGTTTTTGGATCTAAATAAAAACCCCATTGGGAGGATACAGAGAGGAGACTTTGTGGATATGCTCCATCTGAAAGAGTTGGGAATAAATAGCATGCCAGAGCTAGTTTCCATCGACAGCTTTGCCCTCAATAACCTCCCTGAACTGACCAAAATAGAAGCCACTAACAATCCTAAACTCTCCTATATCCATCCTAATGCTTTCTACAAACTGCCTCGGTTGGAGACCTTAATGCTAAATGGTAATGCACTCAGTGCCCTCCACAGGATTACTGTCGAGTCCCTCCCAAATCTCAGGGAGGTTAGCATGCACAGCAACCCCATTCGCTGTGACTGTGTTGTCCGCTGGATGAACATGAACAAGACGAACATCCGCTTTATGGAGCCTGATTCCTTGTACTGTGTGGAGCCACCGGAGTATGAGGGCCAGCATGTCCGACAGGTGCACTTCAGGGAGATGATGGAGATTTGTCTGCCGCTCATCTCTCCCGAAAGCATGCCCGGGCATATCAAAGCACAGAATGGGAGCTCGGTATCACTCCATTGCCGGGCCTTTGCTGAGCCAGAGCCGGACATCTACTGGATCACCCCATCTGGTACCAGGGTTCTGCCTAATACTGTGTCCGACAAGTTCTACATGCACCCAGAGGGAACTTTTGACATCTATGATATAACAGAAAATGAGGCTGGGCTTTATACCTGTGTTGCCCACAATCTGGTTGGAGCTGATCTTAAATCTGTTTCAGTAGAGGTGAACGGATATTTTCCCCAACCTAAGAATAGGTCTCTAAATGTCAAAATCCAGTCAGTGGAGACCAACTCCATCCTGGTTAACTGGAAAGCTGCCCATGGTAGCCTGGCTCCTAACATTAAATGGTACACTATGACAGATGCTAACCACCCTACCATGGTGTTTACTGCCAGAGTTCCCTCTGATATCAAGGTCTACAACCTCACCCATCTCAACCCAGCCACTCAGTACAAAGTATGTGTGGATGTCCGCAGCATCCACTACAAGCATGACACCAAATGTGTCAATGTCACCACTAAGGGATTAGAGCTGGCAGCCAAGGACACAGAAAAATGGGACGCAGCAGTAATCACCGTCTTTGGTGTGCTCCTGGCTGTGATTTCAGTGGCCTGTCTGCTTATTTATGTGTCTCTGAGGAACCACCACCTTTATGGGGATTTAAGGAAATGTGACTCCAAAGCTTTGCTGACACCAGTGGAGACTCCCGGTATACACTCTCCTTTCTTTACGAGGCTGTGGGTCTCAGGTAAAGGACTGCCAAGTGGAGTGGAAGTGAAAGCCACAGTCATAAATGTATCTGACAATGCCTTTTAA